AACACAGCTCTGCTGTCATTCCTCAAGATCATCAAGATGAAACTGCTCACACCACCACGAAGACATCTGACCTGCAGTCTCATGCATTACAATGTGCACTCACAAGCTTGCAATAATGTTTCATACGAATTACCAAAAGGGCCTTCTATAATTGGAAAGTCATGtacatttgtgtatttttaCAGTTTGTTACGTAGCTGTATATTCTCTGTTTTGTCAGAATTAGTTACCTGCTTGCTGTACATAAGCAGCCTCCCCTTGTAAGTGCAGACACACAGAAATACGAATGCAATTCTTCTTTCCCACAAAATCTTCCTCTGTTCTTATTCCTTCTTTTAGCTAATTACTCTGCAAGTCCAACCTGCATTCTCCTTtacttacatggtatcaagagccagggagtaaaaaaaaaaacaacactcTTCTTCAATGACTACTGAATCACCTCGTTTTCTTGATTTCAATAACCCCACCAACCCATACAGACTTGACCATGGTGATAATCCTTCCCTCCCCTTAGTTCCAGACCTTCTTACCATCGAAAATTATACTACCTGGTCCAGAGCCATGTGCAGAGCTTTGCGTGCCAAAAATAAACTTGGGTTTATTGATGGCACCTTCTCCAAACCTAAAGATCCAAAGGACCCTTTACATGAAGCATGGGAACGTTGCAATGACCTGGTTGTATCCTGGCTTCACAACTCTATCAACCCAGCCTTCAAATCAAGCATTGCCTTGGTGGATGATGCTCAACAAATCTGGAATGAACTTAAAGATCGATTCACCCAACAAAATGGCCATCGTATCTTCCACTTGAAGAAAGCTTTGACAGGTTTGCAACAAGACAGTGATTCTGTCAATACCTATTTTGGTAAGCTTAAAACCCTATGGGATGAGCTCCTTATATATGAACCTATGCCTGCTTGTACATGTGGTCAGCTTGCTGTTTTAATTGATCATTATCAACGAGATTGTGTTATACAATTTCTCATGGGTCTAAATGCAACTTATAATGTAACCCGAGACCAAATCATGCTTATGGACCCATTACCacccatcaacaaaattttcTCAATGATTCAACAGCAAGAAATACAACACTCTATGCTATCTAGTCTACCATCCCCTGATTCCATGGCTCTTGCCATAAAACAACCTCACTTCAACTAcaaatccttttccaaaacaTCTCAACCACCAAAGCGTGACAGACCTTATTGTTCTTACTGCAAAATTTCTGGACACTTACTTGATAATTGTTTCAAAGCTGGCAATGCCCAACCCCCAACTTGCACACACTGTCATATGACAGGACATATAGCAGAAAAATGCTATAAAAAGCATGGTTATCCTCCAGGCCATAAGTTGCATGACAAAAATAAACCATACCACCATACATCTGCCAATATGACATCCCTCGAGCCAGACTCTTCACCAGAAAATACATTAACCTTCACCAAAGATCAGTACCAGCAGATTTTATCTCTATTGCAGTCAAGAGAAGCTACCATTGCCAATCATTCAATCAACACAGCCATGACAGATTGTAATTCTTCCCCTGCCATGAATGGTAATTTTCTTTCTCTGACTTCTTTTACTCAGACACAAACTCCTTTACCATGGATTATTGATACAGGTGccacagatcatatgatctgtagcaCCTCCCTCTTCTCTTCAATTACTTCTCGAGTTTCCTTTGTTGTTAAATTACCAGATGGTACTACAGCACCTGTCACACACATTGGCACTGTCCATCTCACTAATACATTAATTCTTCATAATGTATTATGTGTTCCATCCTTTCACTTCAATTTGATTTCAGCAAAACAACTAACTACCTCTCTTtcttgttgttttgtgtttctTTCACAATCTTGTTTTATCCAGGACCTTTTGTCATGGACCACGATTGGCATGGGTGAGATGAAGGATGGACTTTACACTTTGCTTACTGCCTCAGTGTCTCCAACTGCTCTCCTTGACTACTTCTCCACTTATCTACATAAACAGAtttctgttttttctatttCCAAAAGTGTTGCTCACATTTCAGATATTTGGCATTGTAGACTGGGTCATACACCCATTTCAAAGCTCAATGTAATTCCAGATATTTTAATCAAGAATCACACATTTACTATCTCTCATGAAAATCCTTGCCATGTGTGTCCCATTGCTAAGCATCATAAACTCTCATTTCCAGTAAGCAACCATCACAGCAAAACCATTTTTGAACTCAtacattgtgatatatggggtcccAATTCCATTGAATCCTATAATGGTCACAGATTTTTTCTCACCATAGTAGATGACTTCTCTCGAGCTACTTGGATTTACCTACTCAAAGCTAAATCAGATACTAGACACTGCATTGAGTCCTTTTGCAATCTAGTCAAAACACAATTTCACACAAAGGTTCAAATCCTTAGAAGTGACAATGGCcttgaatttcaaatgaatGATTTCTTCAATAAAAAGGGCATTCTCCATCATAGAACTTGTGTAGAaacaccccaacaaaatggggttgCTGAAAGGAAACACCAACATCTTTTAAACATAGCTCGAGCCCTCAAAATACAATCTAATCTCCCAAATAAATATTGGACTGATTTTATCCTTACTGCAGCATACATTATTAATCGAGTTCCAACCTTTGTTCTGTCCAATAAAACCCCTTTTgagcttctttttaaaattcctcCCACATATTCTCATATGAAAG
This window of the Juglans regia cultivar Chandler chromosome 12, Walnut 2.0, whole genome shotgun sequence genome carries:
- the LOC118343975 gene encoding uncharacterized protein LOC118343975 is translated as MTTESPRFLDFNNPTNPYRLDHGDNPSLPLVPDLLTIENYTTWSRAMCRALRAKNKLGFIDGTFSKPKDPKDPLHEAWERCNDLVVSWLHNSINPAFKSSIALVDDAQQIWNELKDRFTQQNGHRIFHLKKALTGLQQDSDSVNTYFGKLKTLWDELLIYEPMPACTCGQLAVLIDHYQRDCVIQFLMGLNATYNVTRDQIMLMDPLPPINKIFSMIQQQEIQHSMLSSLPSPDSMALAIKQPHFNYKSFSKTSQPPKRDRPYCSYCKISGHLLDNCFKAGNAQPPTCTHCHMTGHIAEKCYKKHGYPPGHKLHDKNKPYHHTSANMTSLEPDSSPENTLTFTKDQYQQILSLLQSREATIANHSINTAMTDCNSSPAMNGPFVMDHDWHG